One window of Manihot esculenta cultivar AM560-2 chromosome 17, M.esculenta_v8, whole genome shotgun sequence genomic DNA carries:
- the LOC110605261 gene encoding calmodulin-binding protein 60 B isoform X1 encodes MQARFIERSTGMAREKRSLESSSGDEGQPDSKRPALASVIVEALKVDCLQKLCSSLEPILRRVVSEEVERALAKLGSAKLSGRSSPKCIGGPDGRNLQLHFRSRLSLPLFTGGKVEGEQGAAIHVVLIDADTGHVITSGPESAAKLDIIVLEGDFNNEDDFNWTQEEFESHVVKEREGKRPLLNGDLQMTLKDGVGTLGELTFTDNSSWTRSRKFRLGLKVASGCCGGIRIREAKTDAFTVKDHRGELYKKHYPPALNDEVWRLEKIGKDGSFHKRLSKAGIFTVEDFLRVVVRDSQRLRNILGSGMSNKMWDVLLEHAKTCVLGGKLYVYYPEDAKNVGVVFNNIYELTGLIANGQYYKMDSLSDDQKVYVDGLVKNAYENWMHVIEYDGQTLLDIKQNQNTAASQTDIPTHQQDFLNSYDHQVTLPTLSVPVPPERPPRDTGPTAGGYNDSTAASFSLQSQNGNPDMHFQFDATSLPLRNHLASNSHYSQFPGSDDLPALTPQQTSTSSFQGVCMPSLNSHRGAEDFLQEEEIRMRSHEMLENEDMQHLLHIFNMGGQGHSSSNVTEDGYPYSSSFMPGPSPNYSLGDDQSRSSGKAVIGWLKLKAALRWGIFVRKKAAERRAQLVELDDP; translated from the exons ATGCAAGCGAGGTTTATAGAGAGATCGACTGGGATGGCAAGAGAAAAGAGAAGTCTGGAGTCGAGTTCTGGTGACGAAGGCCAGCCTGATTCAAAACGACCTGCTTTAGCCAG tgTAATTGTTGAAGCTCTCAAGGTGGATTGTCTGCAGAAGCTTTGCTCATCGTTGGAGCCTATTCTTCGGAGAGTT GTTAGTGAAGAAGTGGAGCGTGCTTTGGCAAAATTGGGCTCTGCCAAACTTAGTGGAAG GTCTTCTCCCAAATGTATAGGAGGGCCTGATGGAAGAAACTTGCAGCTGCACTTCAGGTCCAGGTTGTCCCTCCCTCTCTTTACTGGTGGGAAAGTAGAAGGCGAGCAGGGTGCTGCAATCCATGTTGTGTTGATTGATGCAGACACAGGTCATGTTATCACATCAGGTCCTGAATCTGCAGCGAAACTGGACATCATTGTTCTTGAAGGTGACTTTAATAATGAAGATGATTTTAACTGGACTCAGGAGGAATTTGAGTCTCATGTGGTCAAAGAGCGTGAGGGAAAGAGGCCACTTCTGAATGGGGATCTGCAAATGACTCTAAAAGATGGTGTGGGGACTCTAGGAGAGCTGACATTTACTGACAACTCAAGCTGGACAAGGAGCAGGAAGTTTAGGCTGGGGTTGAAGGTTGCCTCAGGCTGTTGTGGAGGGATCCGTATTCGTGAAGCAAAAACTGATGCCTTCACTGTCAAAGATCACCGAGGAGAAT TATACAAGAAGCACTATCCACCTGCACTAAATGATGAGGTTTGGAGATTGGAGAAGATTGGCAAGGATGGATCTTTCCACAAGAGGCTGAGTAAAGCTGGGATATTTACTGTTGAAGACTTCCTAAGAGTTGTGGTCAGAGACTCTCAGAGATTGCGGAAT ATACTTGGAAGTGGCATGTCAAATAAGATGTGGGATGTTCTGCTAGAGCATGCGAAGACTTGTGTTCTGGGTGGGAAACTTTATGTTTACTATCCTGAGGATGCAAAGAATGTTGGTGTTGTTTTCAACAATATCTATGAGTTGACTGGGTTGATTGCAAATGGACAGTACTACAAAATGGACTCTCTTTCTGACGACCAGAAG gtatatgtggatggaTTGGTGAAGAATGCATATGAAAATTGGATGCATGTCATAGAGTATGATGGCCAAACACTACTCGACATCAAGCAGAATCAGAACACAGCTGCTTCCCAAACTGACATTCCTACTCATCAACAAGATTTTTTGAACTCTTATGACCATCAGGTTACTTTGCCTACTCTATCAGTTCCGGTTCCTCCAGAGCGGCCTCCCAGGGACACAGGTCCAACTGCTGGAG GTTACAATGACAGTACAGCTGCAAGCTTCTCACTGCAATCACAGAATGGAAATCCAGACATGCATTTTCAATTTGATGCCACTTCGTTACCTCTACGGAACCATTTGGCCAGCAATTCACATTATTCCCAGTTTCCAGGGAGTGACGATTTACCGGCACTTACTCCACAACAAACGTCGACGTCAAGTTTCCAAGGTGTTTGTATGCCGAGCCTTAATTCTCATAGGGGAGCAGAGGATTTCTTGCAAGAGGAGGAGATCCGAATGAGAAGTCATGAGATGCTTGAAAATGAAGATATGCAACATCTTCTTCATATATTCAATATGGGAGGCCAGGGTCATTCCTCTTCCAATGTAACTGAAGATGGCTATCCTTACTCATCATCGTTCATGCCTGGCCCATCTCCAAACTACAGCCTCGGCGATGATCAATCTCGTTCATCAGGCAAAGCTGTCATTGGATGGCTCAAGCTCAAGGCAGCCCTTAGATGGGGCATCTTTGTCCGAAAAAAGGCTGCTGAGAGGAGGGCACAGCTTGTAGAGTTGGATGATCCTTAA
- the LOC110605261 gene encoding calmodulin-binding protein 60 B isoform X2 has product MQARFIERSTGMAREKRSLESSSGDEGQPDSKRPALASVIVEALKVDCLQKLCSSLEPILRRVVSEEVERALAKLGSAKLSGRSSPKCIGGPDGRNLQLHFRSRLSLPLFTGGKVEGEQGAAIHVVLIDADTGHVITSGPESAAKLDIIVLEGDFNNEDDFNWTQEEFESHVVKEREGKRPLLNGDLQMTLKDGVGTLGELTFTDNSSWTRSRKFRLGLKVASGCCGGIRIREAKTDAFTVKDHRGELYKKHYPPALNDEVWRLEKIGKDGSFHKRLSKAGIFTVEDFLRVVVRDSQRLRNILGSGMSNKMWDVLLEHAKTCVLGGKLYVYYPEDAKNVGVVFNNIYELTGLIANGQYYKMDSLSDDQKVYVDGLVKNAYENWMHVIEYDGQTLLDIKQNQNTAASQTDIPTHQQDFLNSYDHQVTLPTLSVPVPPERPPRDTGPTAGVLFRLQ; this is encoded by the exons ATGCAAGCGAGGTTTATAGAGAGATCGACTGGGATGGCAAGAGAAAAGAGAAGTCTGGAGTCGAGTTCTGGTGACGAAGGCCAGCCTGATTCAAAACGACCTGCTTTAGCCAG tgTAATTGTTGAAGCTCTCAAGGTGGATTGTCTGCAGAAGCTTTGCTCATCGTTGGAGCCTATTCTTCGGAGAGTT GTTAGTGAAGAAGTGGAGCGTGCTTTGGCAAAATTGGGCTCTGCCAAACTTAGTGGAAG GTCTTCTCCCAAATGTATAGGAGGGCCTGATGGAAGAAACTTGCAGCTGCACTTCAGGTCCAGGTTGTCCCTCCCTCTCTTTACTGGTGGGAAAGTAGAAGGCGAGCAGGGTGCTGCAATCCATGTTGTGTTGATTGATGCAGACACAGGTCATGTTATCACATCAGGTCCTGAATCTGCAGCGAAACTGGACATCATTGTTCTTGAAGGTGACTTTAATAATGAAGATGATTTTAACTGGACTCAGGAGGAATTTGAGTCTCATGTGGTCAAAGAGCGTGAGGGAAAGAGGCCACTTCTGAATGGGGATCTGCAAATGACTCTAAAAGATGGTGTGGGGACTCTAGGAGAGCTGACATTTACTGACAACTCAAGCTGGACAAGGAGCAGGAAGTTTAGGCTGGGGTTGAAGGTTGCCTCAGGCTGTTGTGGAGGGATCCGTATTCGTGAAGCAAAAACTGATGCCTTCACTGTCAAAGATCACCGAGGAGAAT TATACAAGAAGCACTATCCACCTGCACTAAATGATGAGGTTTGGAGATTGGAGAAGATTGGCAAGGATGGATCTTTCCACAAGAGGCTGAGTAAAGCTGGGATATTTACTGTTGAAGACTTCCTAAGAGTTGTGGTCAGAGACTCTCAGAGATTGCGGAAT ATACTTGGAAGTGGCATGTCAAATAAGATGTGGGATGTTCTGCTAGAGCATGCGAAGACTTGTGTTCTGGGTGGGAAACTTTATGTTTACTATCCTGAGGATGCAAAGAATGTTGGTGTTGTTTTCAACAATATCTATGAGTTGACTGGGTTGATTGCAAATGGACAGTACTACAAAATGGACTCTCTTTCTGACGACCAGAAG gtatatgtggatggaTTGGTGAAGAATGCATATGAAAATTGGATGCATGTCATAGAGTATGATGGCCAAACACTACTCGACATCAAGCAGAATCAGAACACAGCTGCTTCCCAAACTGACATTCCTACTCATCAACAAGATTTTTTGAACTCTTATGACCATCAGGTTACTTTGCCTACTCTATCAGTTCCGGTTCCTCCAGAGCGGCCTCCCAGGGACACAGGTCCAACTGCTGGAG TGCTCTTTAGGTTACAATGA